In one Desulfomicrobium macestii genomic region, the following are encoded:
- a CDS encoding glycosyltransferase family 2 protein, whose protein sequence is MKNTINKISLIIPVYNEEENLRDLYSEITRSLSGLTYPWELVLVDDGSTDSSLAVIRDLAGADERVRFLSFARNCGQSAAFAAGFRYASGDVVVTLDADLQNDPADIPAMLQVYAQGVDMVIGWRAKRQDSVVKRYASRFANWVRNRISRETVRDTGCSLKVMRAQMVKRIPMFTGMHRFLPTLMKLEGARVAEVRVNHRPRSKGVSKYGIWDRAWSSAYDLLAVRWMQKRHIGYVVSDTNVK, encoded by the coding sequence ATGAAAAACACAATTAATAAAATTTCTTTAATTATTCCAGTGTATAACGAAGAAGAAAATCTTCGTGATCTGTACTCCGAGATAACCCGCAGCCTGTCAGGATTGACCTACCCTTGGGAGCTTGTCCTGGTGGATGACGGCAGCACGGACTCCAGTCTGGCCGTCATTCGGGACCTGGCCGGGGCGGATGAGCGTGTCCGCTTCTTGTCCTTTGCCCGGAACTGCGGGCAGTCCGCCGCCTTTGCCGCCGGCTTTCGCTATGCCTCCGGCGACGTGGTCGTGACCCTGGACGCGGACCTGCAGAACGATCCCGCCGACATTCCGGCCATGCTTCAGGTCTATGCTCAGGGCGTCGACATGGTCATCGGCTGGAGGGCCAAGCGTCAGGACAGCGTGGTCAAGCGCTACGCCTCGCGTTTTGCCAACTGGGTGCGCAACAGGATCAGCCGTGAAACTGTCCGTGACACGGGCTGCTCTCTTAAAGTAATGCGTGCGCAGATGGTCAAGCGGATTCCCATGTTCACGGGCATGCACCGCTTTTTGCCCACTCTCATGAAGCTTGAGGGGGCACGGGTGGCGGAGGTGCGCGTCAACCATCGTCCACGCAGCAAGGGCGTCTCCAAGTACGGCATATGGGACCGGGCCTGGTCATCTGCCTATGATCTGCTCGCGGTGCGCTGGATGCAGAAGCGGCATATCGGATACGTGGTCTCCGATACGAACGTGAAATGA
- a CDS encoding lipid-A-disaccharide synthase N-terminal domain-containing protein, with the protein MELTTQWWLLAIGFTGQGFFFMRFFWQWIVSEREKKSVIPISFWYFSLLGSFFLLTYAILRKDIVFIVGQSTGSIIYTRNLYLIHRERKRLQSNG; encoded by the coding sequence ATGGAATTAACGACACAGTGGTGGTTGCTGGCCATCGGTTTTACGGGCCAGGGATTTTTCTTCATGCGTTTTTTCTGGCAGTGGATCGTCTCCGAGAGGGAGAAGAAAAGCGTCATCCCCATAAGTTTCTGGTACTTCAGCTTGCTGGGCAGTTTTTTTCTGCTGACCTATGCCATTCTGCGCAAGGACATCGTTTTCATTGTCGGCCAGTCGACGGGTTCCATCATTTATACCCGGAACCTCTATCTGATCCATCGAGAGCGCAAGCGGCTCCAGAGCAACGGATAG
- a CDS encoding Jag family protein yields the protein MNTYKDFQAKTVDQAIDDACRFFATQREALEIEIVSGGSSGIFGLGAKKATIRAKRRRLYPAVDEPIVPAVAEPVRAVQAAAPALHEEVVLADDAALETDAVIDFDEEDEPRPVTTLSPEEMVRLEADIRTIMTALIKPIAVNVTLAIDVASSPITVLIEDEDNSGLIIGRDGQTITALQYLANRIVSKSWPQSPRIQLDAGDYRQKQEEQLLGIAQFLSEKAKKSGRVQSTRPLSSFHRRVVHMALQDDRGVQTRSKGEGHMKRVLILPVKRGKPGGRPPRRQEAAQARQS from the coding sequence ATGAATACATACAAGGATTTTCAGGCCAAGACCGTGGACCAGGCCATTGATGACGCATGCCGGTTTTTCGCCACTCAGCGCGAGGCACTGGAAATTGAAATCGTCAGTGGCGGATCATCCGGAATATTCGGCCTTGGCGCCAAAAAGGCGACCATCCGGGCCAAAAGGCGTCGCCTGTATCCGGCTGTGGACGAGCCTATAGTGCCCGCTGTGGCCGAACCGGTGCGTGCCGTACAGGCAGCCGCTCCGGCTTTGCATGAGGAAGTGGTCCTGGCCGACGATGCCGCCCTTGAGACGGATGCAGTCATTGATTTCGACGAGGAAGATGAGCCTCGCCCCGTCACGACGCTTTCCCCCGAGGAGATGGTCCGGTTGGAAGCGGATATCCGAACGATCATGACCGCCCTCATAAAGCCCATCGCGGTCAACGTGACCCTGGCCATCGACGTGGCGTCAAGCCCCATCACCGTGCTCATCGAGGACGAGGACAACTCGGGCCTGATCATTGGCCGCGACGGGCAGACCATCACCGCGCTCCAGTATCTGGCCAACCGCATCGTCTCCAAATCTTGGCCCCAGAGTCCGCGCATCCAGCTGGATGCGGGCGACTATCGCCAGAAACAGGAGGAGCAGCTTCTCGGCATTGCTCAGTTTCTTTCGGAGAAAGCCAAGAAATCCGGAAGAGTACAGAGTACCCGGCCTTTGTCGTCCTTCCATCGCCGGGTCGTGCACATGGCCTTGCAGGACGATCGTGGCGTGCAGACGCGCAGCAAGGGCGAAGGGCACATGAAGCGGGTTCTCATCCTGCCGGTCAAGCGCGGCAAACCCGGCGGTCGGCCACCCAGACGTCAGGAAGCCGCCCAGGCTCGTCAATCCTAA
- the rpmH gene encoding 50S ribosomal protein L34, translated as MSKRTYQPSTTKRKRSHGFLVRSRTKNGQAVLRRRRAKGRKRLAV; from the coding sequence ATGAGCAAGAGAACATATCAACCGAGCACCACCAAGCGTAAGAGAAGTCACGGGTTTCTGGTTCGTTCACGGACCAAGAACGGCCAGGCCGTGCTGCGCCGCAGAAGAGCAAAGGGAAGAAAAAGATTAGCCGTCTAG
- the mnmE gene encoding tRNA uridine-5-carboxymethylaminomethyl(34) synthesis GTPase MnmE, translated as MNTNSDTIVAIATPPGQGAIGIVRLSGPAAGEIARGLFHSSRPGFTAFRPYHLHHGQLRDAGGNFLDEVLAAFMPGPGSFTGEDVVELQCHGGGAVLRRVVEECLEHGARLAAPGEFSKRAFLNSRMDLTQAEAIMELVGAPTAVAVGLAGSKLEGLLARRIGELRAGLEALRVQLCVAVDFPEDEVECLAPEDLAAGVAEVREAMAELADNYDRGRCWRDGALVVLAGQVNAGKSSLMNAILGINRAIVTDIPGTTRDYLEESVQIDGLPVRLVDTAGLRASLDSVELLGIERSRELLGRADLVLLVIDSELGPGAEDLDLALNTDNLLVVANKMDLVGGEPAWLGESPWNERELCPLSAKHGQGVSDLLAAIRRIVAATGAPEAGALVPNLRQHTALVRAGEELAQMLDELADGQPYDILSVRLDTACVLLAEITGEISSQEVLSAVFDGFCIGK; from the coding sequence ATGAACACAAATTCCGACACCATCGTGGCCATCGCCACTCCTCCCGGCCAGGGCGCCATCGGCATTGTCCGCCTGAGCGGCCCGGCCGCCGGGGAAATCGCGCGCGGTCTTTTTCATTCCTCTCGTCCGGGCTTCACGGCTTTTAGACCCTACCATCTGCATCACGGGCAACTGCGAGACGCTGGAGGGAATTTTCTGGATGAGGTGCTGGCGGCTTTCATGCCAGGTCCGGGTTCTTTCACAGGAGAGGACGTCGTCGAGCTGCAGTGTCATGGCGGCGGCGCCGTTCTGCGCCGGGTGGTGGAGGAATGTCTGGAGCATGGCGCGCGGCTGGCGGCGCCGGGCGAATTTTCCAAGCGGGCCTTTCTCAATTCACGCATGGATCTGACCCAGGCCGAGGCCATCATGGAGCTGGTTGGCGCGCCCACGGCCGTTGCCGTTGGTCTGGCCGGGAGCAAGCTTGAGGGTTTGCTGGCGCGTCGTATCGGCGAGCTTCGGGCCGGTCTTGAAGCCTTGCGCGTGCAACTTTGCGTGGCTGTGGATTTTCCCGAGGACGAGGTCGAGTGCCTGGCCCCCGAGGATCTGGCTGCAGGTGTTGCCGAGGTCCGCGAGGCCATGGCCGAGCTGGCCGACAATTACGATCGCGGCCGCTGCTGGCGCGACGGGGCCCTGGTGGTTCTGGCGGGGCAGGTCAACGCGGGCAAGTCGAGCCTTATGAACGCGATTCTCGGGATCAACCGGGCCATAGTGACCGACATTCCGGGTACGACGCGGGACTATCTGGAGGAATCCGTGCAGATTGACGGCCTGCCTGTGCGGCTGGTGGACACGGCGGGCCTGCGCGCGTCTCTCGACAGCGTTGAACTCCTGGGCATCGAGCGCAGCCGCGAACTTCTCGGAAGGGCCGATCTGGTTTTGCTGGTCATCGATTCCGAGCTCGGGCCCGGAGCCGAGGATCTGGACCTGGCCCTGAATACGGACAATCTGCTCGTTGTGGCCAACAAGATGGATCTTGTGGGCGGCGAGCCTGCCTGGCTTGGGGAGAGCCCATGGAATGAACGGGAGTTGTGTCCGCTATCCGCCAAGCATGGCCAGGGCGTGTCTGACCTGCTGGCGGCAATCCGCCGGATCGTGGCCGCCACGGGCGCTCCAGAAGCCGGTGCGCTGGTGCCCAACCTGCGCCAGCACACGGCCCTGGTCCGTGCTGGCGAAGAGCTTGCGCAAATGCTGGACGAACTCGCGGACGGACAGCCCTATGACATCCTCTCCGTCCGTCTGGACACGGCCTGCGTCCTTCTGGCGGAAATCACGGGTGAGATTTCCTCCCAGGAGGTGCTGAGCGCCGTGTTCGACGGATTTTGCATCGGGAAGTGA
- a CDS encoding phosphatase PAP2 family protein, producing the protein MFFHTPDWEMTLFRWINQSWQNPPFDYLMPLFSSSAFLWVLAITMVAFGLRQGRVSMVVVLALAASIGVSDLTCSLIKDSVGRVRPYKSIGETRYQDSGSWATLPQDFTTTKQRGSSFPSAHAANSAAAALVLFATFRKKAIWALPLVIGYSRIYLGKHFPMDVLAGWATGLAVAGVLLPLYPLLWSRLRSRWIR; encoded by the coding sequence ATGTTTTTTCATACCCCTGACTGGGAAATGACCCTGTTTCGGTGGATCAATCAGAGCTGGCAAAACCCGCCCTTCGATTATCTCATGCCCCTGTTCTCAAGCTCGGCCTTCCTGTGGGTCCTGGCCATCACCATGGTCGCCTTCGGCCTCAGACAGGGGCGCGTGTCCATGGTCGTCGTGCTTGCCCTGGCCGCAAGCATCGGCGTCTCCGACCTGACCTGTTCCCTGATCAAGGACAGCGTGGGCCGCGTGCGCCCCTACAAGAGCATCGGCGAAACCCGCTACCAGGATTCGGGATCATGGGCGACCCTGCCGCAGGACTTCACGACCACCAAACAACGGGGCTCGTCCTTTCCTTCCGCCCACGCGGCCAACTCCGCAGCGGCTGCTCTCGTCCTTTTCGCCACATTCCGCAAGAAGGCAATATGGGCCCTTCCGCTGGTCATCGGATACTCGCGGATCTATCTTGGAAAACACTTCCCCATGGACGTTCTGGCGGGCTGGGCCACGGGACTGGCCGTGGCCGGAGTCCTGCTCCCGCTCTATCCGTTGCTCTGGAGCCGCTTGCGCTCTCGATGGATCAGATAG
- the yidC gene encoding membrane protein insertase YidC, translating into MDSNKRVILAVSLSLLVLLGWNYMFPPVTPLETAPQNITSPNQTEAPAPQDGTPVMPSSPTVQFAPSTGEKISIETPLYHAVINASGGVLESFELKDYKETIDPGAKNIDLVTAQSVTKAPMGLIWNSMPTWAQGEWTVQGGDLDLSDGQSGTIQLSGVVGGVQMDRVLTFTGGTYEVKEEVKITNVTAAQVQGHLAFSVSSVPLTAESDKYNMTKIAYMAAGSLTEEDSQKDLQIGVESPTPAQWGGIESNYFLLAMVPTSSDMFARAKLEDNVYRMTVADQVLLDPGITQLRTVSYYFGPKTDKDLAIMPKDLKGSMHYGFFDIIAKPLNQFLKFLYGYVGNYGIAIIILTIIIKLLFWPLSHKSYKSMEQMKKLQPMMAKIREKYADDREKMNSEIMQLYKTYKVNPAGGCVPMLLQIPVFFALYQALLGAIELRHAAFIPTLPFTDLVWLADLSAKDPYYITPLIMGATMFLQQRLSPPMGDPMQAKIMMFMPVIFTFLFLNFPSGLVVYWLINNLLSIAQQSYMIKKSK; encoded by the coding sequence ATGGATAGCAATAAACGCGTCATCCTCGCTGTTTCCCTGTCGCTGCTGGTGCTTCTGGGCTGGAATTACATGTTTCCGCCGGTCACGCCCCTGGAAACGGCACCCCAGAATATTACGTCACCCAATCAGACCGAGGCTCCCGCTCCCCAGGATGGGACGCCGGTGATGCCTTCCTCGCCAACCGTGCAGTTCGCTCCTTCCACAGGGGAAAAGATTTCCATTGAAACGCCCCTGTATCACGCCGTGATCAACGCTTCCGGTGGCGTGCTGGAGAGTTTCGAGCTCAAGGATTACAAGGAAACCATTGATCCGGGCGCCAAAAACATCGATCTGGTCACGGCGCAGTCCGTGACCAAGGCACCCATGGGTCTGATCTGGAATTCCATGCCGACCTGGGCCCAGGGCGAATGGACCGTACAGGGCGGAGATCTGGATCTTTCCGACGGTCAGAGCGGTACCATCCAGCTGAGCGGCGTCGTCGGCGGCGTGCAGATGGACCGGGTGCTGACCTTCACCGGCGGCACGTACGAGGTCAAGGAAGAGGTCAAGATCACCAACGTCACCGCGGCACAGGTTCAGGGACATCTGGCCTTTTCCGTGTCCAGCGTTCCGCTCACGGCCGAGAGCGACAAGTACAACATGACAAAGATCGCCTACATGGCCGCCGGAAGCCTGACCGAGGAAGATAGCCAGAAGGATCTGCAGATCGGTGTTGAATCCCCCACTCCGGCCCAGTGGGGCGGCATCGAGAGTAACTACTTCCTGCTGGCCATGGTGCCGACCTCTTCGGACATGTTTGCCCGCGCCAAGCTTGAGGACAATGTCTACCGCATGACCGTCGCCGATCAGGTCCTGCTTGATCCAGGCATCACGCAGCTGCGCACTGTGTCCTACTATTTCGGGCCCAAGACGGACAAGGACCTGGCCATCATGCCTAAGGACCTCAAAGGCAGCATGCACTACGGCTTTTTCGACATCATCGCCAAGCCGCTCAATCAGTTTCTGAAATTTCTGTACGGTTATGTAGGCAACTACGGTATCGCGATCATCATCCTGACCATCATCATCAAGCTCCTCTTCTGGCCCTTGTCGCACAAGAGCTACAAGTCCATGGAGCAGATGAAGAAGTTGCAGCCCATGATGGCCAAGATTCGTGAAAAGTACGCCGACGACCGCGAAAAGATGAACTCCGAGATCATGCAGCTCTACAAGACCTACAAGGTCAACCCGGCTGGCGGTTGTGTGCCCATGCTGCTGCAGATTCCCGTGTTTTTCGCCCTGTACCAGGCCCTGCTCGGCGCCATCGAGCTCAGGCATGCGGCCTTCATCCCGACCCTGCCCTTCACGGATCTGGTCTGGCTGGCCGACCTCTCAGCCAAGGACCCCTACTACATCACGCCGCTGATCATGGGCGCGACCATGTTCCTGCAGCAGCGTCTGTCTCCGCCCATGGGCGATCCGATGCAGGCCAAGATCATGATGTTCATGCCTGTCATATTCACCTTCCTTTTCCTGAACTTTCCTTCCGGTCTGGTCGTGTACTGGTTGATCAACAACCTGCTGTCCATCGCTCAGCAGTCGTACATGATCAAAAAGTCGAAGTAG
- the rnpA gene encoding ribonuclease P protein component, giving the protein MSRLAYPPSYRLKRRPQFCSCYDRGRRFFSKSFTLFVLEREDAGESWRLGLTVSRKIGKSVRRNRVKRLVREYFRLHRHDFHLRADIVVVPKRGVCVDSMDLAQVSSELGPLMTKIVSRVGAA; this is encoded by the coding sequence ATTAGCCGTCTAGCCTACCCTCCCTCGTATCGACTGAAGAGACGGCCCCAGTTTTGTAGCTGTTATGACCGGGGCCGTCGTTTTTTTTCAAAGAGTTTCACCCTCTTTGTGCTCGAGCGGGAAGATGCCGGGGAGTCCTGGCGTCTTGGGCTTACGGTGAGCAGAAAAATTGGCAAGTCCGTGCGGCGCAATCGGGTCAAGCGTTTGGTCCGGGAGTACTTCCGGCTTCACAGGCATGATTTTCACCTGCGCGCGGACATTGTCGTGGTGCCCAAGCGGGGCGTTTGCGTGGATTCCATGGACCTTGCGCAGGTGTCCTCGGAACTTGGTCCACTGATGACAAAAATCGTGTCCCGGGTTGGAGCGGCCTAG
- a CDS encoding GIY-YIG nuclease family protein, with translation MKRQNTYFVYILASKLNGTLYTGITSNLSARVWQHKNNVVEGFTQKHFVHKLVYFEEHSSPSDAILREKQIKKWNRSWKIRLIEEKNPEWKDFWEDITSF, from the coding sequence ATGAAACGACAAAATACGTATTTCGTTTACATCCTCGCCAGCAAACTGAACGGAACCCTTTACACAGGAATTACTTCAAACCTTTCCGCCCGCGTATGGCAGCACAAAAACAATGTTGTGGAAGGGTTCACCCAAAAACACTTCGTCCATAAACTTGTCTATTTCGAAGAGCATTCGTCACCAAGTGACGCAATCTTGCGGGAAAAGCAGATCAAAAAATGGAACAGGAGCTGGAAAATCCGATTGATAGAGGAGAAAAATCCTGAATGGAAGGATTTTTGGGAAGACATTACGTCATTCTAA
- the yidD gene encoding membrane protein insertion efficiency factor YidD — protein sequence MRQAFVYILSLYQYLISPLYSPCCRFTPSCSEYARQAVLSHGIFRGMGLAIWRLLRCHPLCAGGYDPVPSPNLSKRD from the coding sequence ATGCGCCAAGCCTTCGTATACATCCTTTCCCTGTATCAGTATCTGATATCCCCGCTCTATTCTCCCTGTTGCCGTTTCACTCCTTCGTGTTCCGAATATGCCCGGCAAGCCGTCTTGTCTCATGGAATTTTTCGGGGGATGGGCCTTGCCATCTGGCGGTTGTTGCGTTGTCATCCCCTGTGTGCCGGTGGTTACGATCCGGTTCCCTCCCCTAACTTGTCAAAGAGAGATTGA
- the rnr gene encoding ribonuclease R, with protein sequence MPPKKQAKQTKFSKKNLLTALHQAGAPMRSKNIYDLFDADASLKKVIKSTLAQMVEGGEIVQMGKSYGLLDNLPRMTGTLDVRRSGVGYLISEDKKQKDLFIHPSNFGGAWPGDRVVAVIDTSRKKDSPEGRVVEVLDRATRELLVRVSRRIHQDSYFCHPTDSRMPFYTVVDTSGIPNPEKGDILSVAPVEEQEKGLWRCTALRRLGEERDLATQELLVKTGYSIPEVFPVPALRQAEALPDAPSPEDWAGRNDLRRLALVTIDGETAKDFDDAVYVERQENGYRLVVAIADVAHYVPEGSPLDVEALARGNSYYFPLSVEPMFPEALSNGLCSLRPMVPRLAMVVDTPYSLDGEPGAPSLYNAVIMSQARLTYNQVQAALDGSPDQDTAPLLPMLRDAEELARIFMKRRMDRGCLDFDIPEAQVRVVEDIISVHAGTRLFSHRLIEEFMIAANERVAEYMGARQRVFPYRIHPQPDEKKLETLLRMLSHTSLVDRLPKEMNQMGLQQISHAAKGTDIEYLVNRLILRTMMQAQYSPDNDGHYGLASVAYCHFTSPIRRYADLLVHRSLKRLLAGEAETMSVGDVQGICEGLNALERKAMEAEREIQKRSAILALEDRIGEEMRGVVSGVADFGFWVELLDMPVDGLVRLATLDDFFVFDPERQDLLGQRTGKTFAMGQTLNVILEAVSLERVEINFTLP encoded by the coding sequence ATGCCCCCGAAAAAGCAAGCTAAACAAACCAAATTTTCCAAGAAAAACCTCCTTACCGCCCTGCACCAGGCCGGTGCGCCCATGCGCAGCAAGAACATCTACGACCTGTTCGACGCCGACGCCTCCCTCAAGAAGGTCATCAAATCAACGCTGGCCCAGATGGTCGAGGGCGGCGAAATCGTGCAGATGGGCAAGAGCTACGGGCTCCTGGACAACCTGCCGCGCATGACCGGCACCCTCGACGTGCGCCGCTCCGGAGTGGGCTACCTCATTTCCGAAGACAAAAAGCAGAAGGATCTCTTCATCCACCCCAGCAACTTCGGCGGAGCCTGGCCCGGCGACAGGGTCGTCGCCGTCATCGACACCTCGCGCAAGAAGGACTCCCCGGAAGGACGCGTCGTCGAGGTTCTGGACCGGGCCACGCGTGAGCTTCTGGTCAGGGTCAGCCGACGCATCCATCAGGACAGCTATTTCTGCCATCCCACGGACTCGCGCATGCCCTTTTACACTGTGGTCGATACCAGCGGCATCCCCAACCCCGAGAAAGGCGATATCCTGAGCGTCGCGCCGGTGGAGGAGCAGGAAAAGGGACTTTGGCGCTGCACGGCCCTGCGCCGTCTGGGAGAAGAGCGGGATCTGGCCACGCAGGAGCTGCTCGTCAAGACCGGCTATTCCATTCCCGAAGTCTTTCCGGTTCCGGCGCTGCGGCAGGCCGAAGCCCTGCCGGATGCCCCCTCTCCCGAGGACTGGGCGGGCCGAAATGACCTGCGCCGCCTCGCACTGGTGACCATCGACGGCGAGACGGCCAAGGATTTCGACGACGCGGTCTACGTCGAACGGCAGGAGAACGGATACCGCCTGGTCGTGGCCATTGCCGACGTGGCCCACTACGTGCCCGAAGGCTCCCCGCTGGACGTCGAGGCGCTGGCCCGGGGCAATTCCTATTATTTCCCGCTCTCGGTGGAACCCATGTTCCCCGAGGCCCTGTCCAACGGACTGTGCAGCCTGCGGCCGATGGTTCCTCGACTGGCCATGGTCGTGGACACGCCCTATTCGCTTGACGGAGAACCCGGCGCGCCAAGCCTCTACAACGCCGTGATCATGAGTCAGGCCCGCCTGACCTATAATCAGGTGCAGGCCGCCCTGGACGGCTCGCCGGACCAGGACACGGCCCCGCTTCTGCCCATGCTACGCGACGCCGAGGAACTGGCCAGAATTTTCATGAAGCGCCGCATGGATCGCGGCTGCCTGGATTTCGACATCCCCGAGGCCCAGGTCCGCGTGGTCGAGGACATCATCAGCGTCCACGCCGGAACCCGACTCTTCAGCCACCGCCTGATCGAGGAGTTCATGATCGCGGCCAATGAACGCGTGGCCGAATACATGGGCGCGCGCCAGCGCGTCTTCCCGTACCGCATCCATCCCCAGCCCGACGAAAAAAAGCTGGAGACCCTGCTGCGCATGCTCTCGCACACCAGCCTGGTGGACCGCCTGCCCAAGGAAATGAACCAGATGGGCCTGCAGCAGATCTCGCATGCGGCCAAGGGCACGGACATCGAATATCTGGTCAACCGCCTCATCCTGCGCACCATGATGCAGGCGCAATATTCGCCGGACAACGACGGCCATTACGGACTGGCCTCGGTCGCCTACTGTCATTTCACCTCGCCCATCCGCCGCTACGCGGATCTTCTGGTGCACAGGTCACTCAAAAGGTTGTTGGCGGGCGAAGCGGAAACAATGAGCGTGGGAGACGTGCAAGGCATCTGCGAAGGACTGAACGCCCTTGAACGCAAGGCCATGGAGGCGGAGCGGGAGATTCAGAAGAGATCGGCCATTCTGGCCCTTGAGGATCGGATTGGAGAGGAGATGCGCGGGGTTGTTTCCGGAGTGGCCGATTTCGGCTTCTGGGTGGAGCTTCTGGACATGCCCGTGGACGGGCTGGTGCGACTCGCCACCCTGGACGACTTCTTCGTCTTCGACCCGGAACGCCAGGACCTGCTCGGCCAGCGCACCGGAAAAACCTTCGCCATGGGCCAGACCTTGAACGTGATTCTTGAGGCCGTAAGTCTGGAGAGGGTGGAAATCAACTTCACGTTGCCCTGA
- the lpxK gene encoding tetraacyldisaccharide 4'-kinase, whose translation MTPDRISRLQSQFPHILGPLSKAYARLMRLRARLYASGKRVSWRPPAPCISVGNISWGGTGKTPVVSWLLDWARDEGLRPTVLTRGYGGKPPHLPYAVQLLSPPHEAGDEPLLLKRTHPQAQILVDPNRVRAGKIAARKMADLFVLDDGYQHLRIQRDLNLCLLCPRDLDEEWNRVIPAGSWREDTSALARADAFLINTMFDDDGCLETIAHIKLAILGKPIFFFRVTARGVANALTGETQDTLDGQRFMLVTAIANPDKVCQTCKTDLGEKPVRHLIYPDHHPFGISDWQAIVAAAERNNCAHIVCTPKDAVKLAPFADERLWTPQLTTSFSTAGPLSFRDWLGDRFHNLPWTLHAPEKAS comes from the coding sequence ATGACTCCTGACCGCATCTCTCGTCTGCAAAGCCAGTTCCCACACATACTGGGCCCCTTAAGCAAGGCCTACGCCCGGCTCATGCGCCTGCGCGCCAGGCTCTACGCCTCAGGCAAACGCGTGTCCTGGCGGCCCCCGGCTCCCTGCATCAGCGTGGGCAACATCTCCTGGGGAGGCACGGGCAAGACACCGGTCGTATCCTGGCTGCTGGACTGGGCCCGTGACGAGGGGCTCCGCCCCACGGTGCTGACTCGCGGCTACGGCGGCAAACCGCCGCACCTGCCCTATGCGGTCCAACTTTTGAGTCCGCCTCACGAGGCGGGTGACGAACCGCTGCTGCTCAAACGCACGCACCCCCAGGCCCAAATCCTGGTCGATCCCAACCGCGTCCGGGCGGGCAAGATCGCGGCCAGAAAAATGGCCGATCTCTTTGTCCTCGACGACGGGTACCAGCACCTGCGCATCCAGCGCGACCTGAACCTGTGCCTCCTGTGCCCGCGCGATCTGGATGAGGAATGGAACCGGGTCATCCCCGCCGGATCATGGCGCGAGGACACCTCGGCCCTAGCCAGGGCCGATGCGTTTCTGATCAACACCATGTTCGACGATGACGGGTGCCTTGAGACCATCGCCCACATCAAGCTGGCGATCCTGGGCAAGCCCATCTTCTTTTTTCGGGTCACCGCCCGGGGCGTGGCCAACGCCTTGACCGGCGAGACACAGGACACGCTGGACGGCCAGCGCTTTATGCTCGTCACGGCCATCGCCAATCCGGACAAAGTGTGTCAGACTTGCAAGACCGATCTCGGAGAAAAGCCGGTCCGTCACCTGATCTATCCCGATCATCACCCCTTTGGCATCTCCGACTGGCAGGCCATTGTCGCGGCCGCCGAACGCAACAACTGCGCGCACATCGTCTGCACGCCCAAGGACGCCGTCAAACTGGCGCCCTTTGCCGATGAACGGCTGTGGACTCCGCAGCTGACGACATCCTTTTCAACCGCTGGCCCTCTGTCGTTTCGCGACTGGCTCGGCGATCGTTTTCACAACCTACCATGGACTTTACATGCCCCCGAAAAAGCAAGCTAA